A stretch of Halocalculus aciditolerans DNA encodes these proteins:
- a CDS encoding PKD domain-containing protein, with protein sequence MSVTTPRAALVVALVAVVVAGPVVGTAAAAPPEPPAAYHGQVTVNGDPAPAGLTVAAHFHGETTDTLETTSDGAFGGPGAFDGKLKVPGNASTDGDSVSFTVNGVDADTTVSWSSGANEQVTLNVEDSTAPDAAVSNPVSAPVPAGTTVTLDASGSTDALGVDAYAWSLPDGSTASGPTAAYTFEDAGEHTVAVTVTDIAGNTATAETTVTVEAADTGNDGGGSGGSDDGPSTQPDDSTTNESAANESEASAGDVSLAVDANETTISVTNASANAATRIDIPESNATSTENASLTGLNVSTTTGANVSLSVSVSDRAPAENGSAADSGGGDALSYISVEHDVPDEEIGTVDFRFTVSESRMADRGTDADRVVLYRNHDDAWQRLDTRHVGTADGTATFVATSPGLSVFAVRSGQPDISVTDAALDATNVTVGEAASVAVTVTNDGSGAGNATLALTANGDAVTTRTVSVDADATTNVTLAFTPESAGEYDVAVNGTDAGTLTASAPATTTTESPSTDDAGNAVGGDAPREQSGFDLSTVAVTALVAVLVVGLFALARRRV encoded by the coding sequence ATGTCGGTCACCACACCCCGCGCGGCGCTCGTCGTCGCGCTCGTCGCCGTGGTCGTCGCCGGTCCGGTCGTCGGCACGGCGGCCGCGGCACCGCCGGAGCCGCCGGCGGCCTACCACGGGCAGGTCACCGTGAACGGCGACCCCGCGCCCGCGGGGCTGACGGTGGCCGCGCACTTCCACGGCGAGACGACGGACACGCTCGAAACGACGAGTGACGGCGCGTTCGGCGGGCCGGGCGCGTTCGACGGGAAGCTGAAGGTCCCCGGGAACGCCTCGACCGACGGCGATTCGGTGTCGTTCACGGTGAACGGCGTCGACGCCGACACCACGGTCTCGTGGTCGTCGGGCGCGAACGAGCAGGTCACGCTGAACGTCGAGGACTCGACCGCCCCCGACGCCGCGGTCTCGAACCCCGTCTCCGCGCCGGTTCCGGCGGGGACGACGGTGACGCTCGACGCGTCCGGCTCCACTGACGCGCTCGGCGTCGACGCCTACGCGTGGTCGCTCCCCGACGGCTCCACGGCCAGCGGGCCGACCGCCGCGTACACGTTCGAGGACGCCGGCGAACACACGGTGGCCGTGACGGTCACGGACATCGCCGGGAACACCGCGACCGCCGAGACGACCGTCACCGTCGAGGCCGCCGACACCGGCAACGATGGCGGCGGTTCGGGCGGGAGCGACGACGGGCCGTCGACGCAGCCCGACGACTCGACGACGAACGAATCCGCGGCGAACGAATCCGAGGCGTCCGCGGGCGACGTCTCGCTCGCGGTCGACGCGAACGAGACGACGATTTCGGTGACGAACGCGTCCGCGAACGCGGCGACGCGCATCGACATTCCGGAATCGAACGCGACCAGCACGGAGAACGCCTCGCTCACCGGGCTGAACGTCTCCACGACGACCGGCGCGAACGTCTCGCTCTCCGTCAGCGTCTCCGACCGCGCGCCCGCCGAGAACGGCTCGGCGGCCGACAGCGGCGGCGGGGACGCCCTCTCCTACATCTCCGTCGAGCACGACGTCCCCGACGAGGAAATCGGCACCGTCGACTTCCGGTTCACCGTCTCCGAATCCCGGATGGCGGACCGCGGGACGGACGCCGACCGCGTGGTCCTCTACCGGAACCACGACGACGCGTGGCAGCGCCTCGACACCCGACACGTCGGCACGGCGGACGGCACCGCGACCTTCGTCGCGACCAGCCCCGGTCTCTCCGTGTTCGCCGTGCGCTCCGGCCAACCCGACATCTCCGTGACTGACGCCGCGCTCGACGCGACGAACGTCACGGTCGGCGAGGCGGCGTCCGTCGCCGTCACCGTCACGAACGACGGGAGCGGCGCCGGGAACGCCACGCTCGCCCTCACCGCGAACGGCGACGCCGTCACCACGCGCACGGTGTCGGTCGACGCCGACGCGACGACGAACGTCACGCTCGCCTTCACGCCCGAGAGCGCCGGCGAGTACGACGTCGCCGTCAACGGTACGGACGCCGGGACGCTCACCGCGAGCGCGCCCGCCACGACAACGACCGAATCGCCGTCCACCGACGACGCCGGGAACGCCGTCGGCGGCGACGCCCCGCGCGAGCAGTCCGGCTTCGACCTCTCCACGGTCGCCGTCACCGCGCTCGTCGCCGTCCTCGTCGTCGGCCTCTTCGCGCTCGCCCGCCGGCGAGTCTGA